The window CGGTATTGCCAAAGGTGCTACTGCCATATAGCTAAGACTCCTAATTCATTCAACCGTTACTCCCACCAAGGCGTCATTAACGCAGCATTCAAATGATCAGAGCCGCCATACCAGTATGTCGAGATTCGTCTCGGACTGGATTGCCGTCCAATCTTCTATTATTCAGCAAAATCAGTTCTTATGGTATTCTCCGCCCATCGGCCGGACCCTGTATCTACCCCTTCTGGAGGAGCATCCCATGAGCACCGCAGCTACCCCATTCTCCGCTCTTGCCCCCAAAGCCATCAACTGGTCCATTGCCCTCAGTATTCTGCTCATCCTTGCCGGTCTCTTCGCCATCCTTATTCCACCGCTTTCGGGGCTCGCCGTCACGCTCATCTTCGCCTGGGCGATGATCTTCAGTGGCATCACCCACTTCGTCTTCGCCTTCAAGACCCACACCACCGGCGGTGTCCTTTGGGAGATCATCGTCGGCGCCGTCTACCTGGTTACGGGCATCTACCTCCTCCTGCACCCGCTCGATGCCCTCATCGCCCTCACGCTCATCCTGGCCGTGTACCTCTTCTTTGAGGGAGTCGTCGAGGTCGTTCAGTCGTTCCAACTCCGCCCCCGCCATGGCGCGACGTGGCTGCTGGTTGATGGCATCATCACCCTCATTCTGGCCATCATGATATGGCGGTCGTGGCCTGCCAGCACCGTCTGGGTCATCGGCACGCTCGTCGGCATCAGCATGATCTTCAGCGGCTTCTCCCGCCTCATGCTCTCGCTCGCTGCCAAACGCGCACTTAACAGCGAGATCTGACACGCAGACGACATCTCTCATCGGTACGTTTCTTTAGTCTCTTGAACGTTTTGATATTTGTGGCCATCAAACTGGTACAAATCCCGAACGCCATCACCGGCGCTCATATTGGCCCTCGCCAAAATGTCGTAGCGGGCGTGATGGATCACCGATTCAACCCGAAGATCGAACCCACTGGCAGAAAGCAGTAGCTCCCCAGTCTGATGATCGAAGATCCAGATCGGGCAGTTCCCTGTAGCGCCACAGATGCCACTCGCGCCCCACACTCGTATCCCACGGTCACCATTCGGACCGAGCTCGATGATCTTCACCTTTGAAGCTTCCAGAATGGAACGCTCCACCACGCTTGACTCACCCGGTTCGCTGGAAAGCTCACGGTAGATACGCTCTTTGACAGACGCAGGCAGGCGCGCATCACGCAATATACCTGCAGCTTCATTCTGAGCGCGGCTATTCGCAGCACAATAAAGCACCAATAAAAGCAGCCCAAACCACCCTGCAGGAGTCCTTCGCCACCAGAGCACCGAGAACACCGTGAAACCCTCCATCTCAATTGATAAGTTGCAATGACGGACTACGGCTGATCCGCGTTCAGCGAATTAATCAACGCATCCGCCTGCGCCATCGACCCATCCAGGCTCACCATCAGCACATCCACATCGGTCGACATCTTCGCAGAGGTTCCCTTCAACGATCCAATCGCCCGCGCATTCAGGTTGTGCTTCAAAAACGTCACCTGATCGCGAAACGCTGTGATCACCGGCGTCATCCGAGCCTCGGTCTGCCGCATCGACTTGATGTAGTTGGCCTCATTCAGCCGCGACTGCCGCAGCATCACCGCCGACTGCGCCTTCAACTTTTTGTTCTCCATCCCGTCGATCTCCTTCTGCCACTCCTTGAAGAGATCGTTCGAAACCTGATCGATCGAGTCGATGCGGTTATGCAGCTTCTGCGCGCTGTCCGCAGCCTTTTCGTACTCACTGTTTAACTTCTTATAGTTCTTCTCCAGCGAGCCGCCCTGAAACCCCGTTAACTCCTGGAACGATTCCATCGTCGTCTTGATCTGTTCCTTCGCCTGCTGCTGGTCCTTCTTCGAGTCCTTCACCCGCGACACGAGGATGTCCCGCTTCTCTTTCCCAAACGTCTTCATCGCCTTGTAGTAGGAGCTGGTACACCCGGCCAGCACAAGCAGCGGAGCGGCCCCCGCCACGCATCGCAACACCCAACGTCGAGAGATCACAGTCAACTCATTTCACCCCGTCAGAGCTTGACGAATTGTAACCTCTCCCGCAAAAACCACGGCCAACGGGCCCCTAACCCGCGACTGGCAGCCGATCACCACGCGAGCGCAGCCAAAGTTCAATCGCAATCGTGTTGATCGAAAAACCGATCCAGAACGCAACGCCGAAGAACTGCGCCGGTTCAAGATGCGTCAACCGGCTCGTCGCAAAGAACACGCCCATCACCGGCCGAGTCGTCGCAATCCCTAGAAGAATCGCAACCGCACGCAGCATCCACCGCATCTTCTCCAACGCATCACCCCGGCGCATCGCCACAAAGGCACGCGCGAGTGAAAACAAAAAGAGGCTATTGAAGAGGAGAACCGCCGACCGCTCCACCCAACCTCCAACCGGATGAGAGCTCATGGCATACGCCGTAACGCCCACCCAGGCTCCCAGCGGAAAGAAGAGACGCTCTGCCCACACCGCGCTGAGTCGTCGCAACAGAACGAAGGGGCACAGCAAAACAAACGCCATCGCGGGAAGAATATGGGCCAGGGTCAACGCAGTATGCGAGGCAAACACCGCATCAAGCGCCGCCGTTGGCGAAGACCCTACTGCCCCATACGGCGTCGGACGAGCAAGCACCACAACCCTACGCAGCACAACGGCAACCGCGATCACGACGCAGATCCAAAAGCACACCTTCAGCCACGCAGGATAGACGTCACGAGACGAGCTCTCTCGCATTCCGATTCCCCGCACCGGAGCCTTTGCATCCATACGTTCTCCCTCGCTGCGAGGCCACGCCGCACGACACGACAGCACACGGAAAGGCCATTAAAAGATACGCAGCGAAGGATACGCAGCGAAGAGTCCCGCTGTTCCCTACTGACCGCCGCCCGAACCCGCGCTGAGGCTGAAGATCGGCAGATACAGAGCAATCAGAATCGTCGTCACGACCAACCCCATCATGATCAGGATGAGCGGCTCAATCAGACTCATCGCCGCTGTGAGATTCGTCTGCACGTCCTCTTCAAAGAACTCCGCCACCGAGTTCAGCATCTGCGGCAGCGCACCGGTCGACTCGCCCACCTCGATCATCTCGATTGCCAACTCCGGAAACACCTTCGTCGACTGCAGACTGACAGACAGTCCCTTGCCCTCGCGCACCGTCTCGACTGACCTATAAACCGCGCTCGCAATCTGCTTTGAATCGATTGACTTCGCCGCCGTCTCGAGCGAAGGCACCAGTGGCAAACCGCCCGTCAGCAGCGTCGAGAGCGTCCGCGAAAACAATCCCACCTGATACTTCAGCCACACGCTTCCGAACACCGGCAGAGCAATCCGAATCCGATCCAACATGCTACCGCCCGCATCCGTCTTCGACCACCGATAGATGAAGAATCCAACCGCCCCAACCACAACAGCGACATAGATCCCATACTCCTGCGCCTCTTTGCCCAAGTTCAGCAGAAATGTCGTCAACGCAGGCAGCTTCGTCCCCAACTGGTCATACAACTGCGCAAAACGCGGCACCACAAACGTGATCAAAAAGATGAACAGCCCGATCACCATCACCACCAGCAGCGCCGGGTAGATCAAGCTCGCCTTCAACTTCTTCCGGAACGTCAGCGACACCCGCTGAAAGTCCAGAAACCGCTGCAACACCTCTTCGAGATTTCCCGACCGCTCCCCCGCCAGCAGCGTCGTCGTATACACAATCGGGAATCCACCCTGCGCCTCGAACGCCTGCGAGATCGACTCACCCGTCTTCACCCGCGCTGCAACATCCTCAAGCTGCGCGCGAAAGTGCGGCAGCTTCTGTCTTCTCGCAAGCAGCTCGAGCGAACCCAGAATCGGCAACCCAGCCTTGATCAACGTCAGAAACTGCTGATTAAAGATCAGGAAAGTCTCGAGCTTCACCTTCTTCTTGCTGCCGCCACCCAGTACGCTCTTCGCCTTGACCGAATAGACGTAGTACCCCGCCTGCGTAAACCGCGCCTTCAGCTCCTCCGCAGTTGCCGCCGCGTGGCTCTGCTCCATCACTCGTCCGCGCTCATCTGCCAGCTTGATGACAAACTCAGTCATAGACCTCTAACCCCACCACCCCTTGATGTAGCTTCGTTCATCCCGGTAGCTTCATCTTAGACGTTCTCATAACAAATTAGCCCTCACAGCCGCGCATGCACATACAACTACCTTGCAGCATCACGACCGCGAGCAAGTTTTCTATCGAAGAGCCAGCGATTTACCGCAAAAGCCTGCAGTGAAGGCTTTATCATGCACACATCGACTCGGAGGCATCTGTTGCGGGCTAAAGCTACAGCCATTCTGGTACTGCTTCTCTTTGCGGCTCTCTCCACGCGCGCAGCGGTTGCTCCCGCACAACCGCCCCTCACGATCGAAGGCCTTGGCAAACCCGTTGTCCCGCTCGACGGCCCATGGCAGTTCCACATCGGTGACGATCCCACCTGGGCCTCCCCAAGTCTCGACGACTCCCAATGGGAGAGCATCCAGACCGACAAGCCCTGGGGCGCGCAGCAGCACTTCGGATACACCGGTTATGCCTGGTACAGGCGCCACATCGACTTCGCCCCGGGCCCGAGCGACAAACTCGACCTCTCTCTGGCCCTCGGCTATGTCTCCGATGTCTACGAGATCTACTGGAACGGCACGAAGATCGGCGGCTACGGCACGATGCCGCCGCATCATCGCTCCTACTGGGGCAATATTCCGCAGGTATACCGTCTCGGCAAACCACAGCCCGGAGTTCTCGCCATCCGCGTCTGGAATAACATCCCCGCCTCCTCCGACTCAGGGACATCCGGAGGCCTCTATGCTCCGCCCTACCTTGGAACCTCCGACGCGATCACGGCTCTGCTCACCAGCCGTAATTACCTCTGGCTCAAAGCCAGTCAGTACTCCTTCGCAATTGTTCTTTTCTATGGCCTGGTCGCCATCCTGGGCCTGCTGGCGTGGTTGCAGGACCGAAGCCGGCGACTGCTCCTCTGGATGTCGCTGTTTGCCTTCGCTCCGGTAGTGCTGGAGATCGTGGGAGGCTTTCGCATCCCTTTCCCCCAAAACATCGTAATGGCGATTCAACAGCCGTTCTTTTCAGTCCTGGACATCTGTCTCTGGTTTCTCCTGCTCTATCTGCTGAAGCTCGAAGATCACCCCCGCCTGGTGCGATGGACGCGCATCCTCGCCTGGATCTCCATCATCAGTACGTCTCTCGACGGCCTCATCGTCTTGAACTGGGGATACTGGGACGGGCGATTCTCGCAGATAGCCGATGCCGTGGTTACAGCAACCTTCACCGCCGTCGAGATCTGGCCGCTGGTCCTGATCTACTTCGGCTTCAGAAAGAAGCTGGGCACTCCAACCTGGCTGGTTGTCTTCTTTGCATCTTTCAGCCAGATGCTCCTCGTCATCAAAGCAGCCGCTCTGCAGGGTGAGAGATTCACGCACTGGACGCTCGGCACAAAGATCGATGCACCACTGTTCTTTGTGAATGACAATCCGTTCAACCTCCCAGCGATCGTAGACACGCTGCTGTTCATCTCCATCGTGTACGCGGTCTATCGTTACTCGGTCGACCAGAATCATCGTCAGGCAGCCATCCAGCAGGAGTTCAAAAGCGCACAAGAGCTCCAGCGCGTCCTCATCCCCGAAACACTTCCACCCATTCCAGGATTCGCCGTTACCAGCGCATACCGCCCCGCAGCCGAGGTCGGTGGAGACTTCTTCCAGCTCATCGCCAAAGCAGAGGGCTCCTCCCTCTTCATCCTCGGCGACGTCAGCGGCAAAGGCCTCAAGGCCGCAATGGCCGTCTCGCTCATCGTCGGCACCGTCCGCACCCTCGCCGAGATGTCCGACGATCCCGCAGAGATTCTCTCCGGCCTCAATCGTCGCCTGCACAACCGTCTCCAACAAGGTTTTGTCACCTGCCTCATCCTTAGCCTAGAACCAGACGGTCGCTGCACCTTCGCCAATGCAGGCCACCTTCCGCCGTACCTCAACCAGAACGAGCTGCACCTCCCGCCGGAACTCCCTCTCGGCCTCGTCGCCTCCGCCAGCTACGACAAGGTCACCATCCAGCTCGAAGTCGGAGACCGCCTCACCCTCTACACCGACGGCCTGCTCGAGGCCCGCAATCCCTCAGGCGAGATCTTCAGCTTCGAGCGCCTCCAACAGCTCATCGCCACCAAACCCGACGCCAAGCAGGCCAGCGATGCCGCCGTCACCTTCGGTCAGGAAGACGACATCACCGTCCTCACCATCACCCGCCTCGCTACCGGCGTCGAATCCACCACCGTGCTCGAAGCCCCAACGCTGGTCCCGCTAACAGCCTGATGTTGACGCACTCACCTCTTCATCAGACAAACATCATCATCCACGTTCTCTTCGGAATCGCGGCGCTGGCCCTTGGTCTCATTGCCATAAGTAGGCCGAAGCGGCGCGGACTGCATACCCGCGTGGGGATCCTCTTCATCTACGCGTATCTGGTCGTAGTGACCACCGCTTCACTCGGCCTGATCGTTTTCAATTTCAGATCCTTCCTGGCGGTCGTTACGGTTCTCAGCATCTACGATGTCTTCGCTGGATACCGCGCATTGCAACTGCGGGGACGGCGTCCGCAGACGGTTGATCGGATCGCCAGCATCGTCGGTCTCCTGACTCCCTGGCTGTTCATAACCATCATGCGACGGCTGCACCAGCCGTGGGCTCCAGCCCTCACATGGTCGATCCTCGGGGGGCTCATCGCCTCAAGTGGGTATGATCTTCTCCGCAACATACTCCCACTCTCCTGGCTAAAGCGCATTTGGGTGCAGGAACATCTACTCAAGATGATGAGTGCCTACATCGCAATCACGTCTGCATTCGCCGGAACCGTCTTCGCTCGCTACATGCCTTGGGCGGCCATCGTGCCATCTATACTCGGCACGATCGTAGGGTGGAGTTTTGTCCTCATCGGTCCTCGCGCTTGGAGACACAACACCCGAAAAGCACTCGTATCTCAATAGAACTCGACCGACTACCCGTCAACCCGCTGCAATCCCATCCAGCATCGTCATCAACGAATCCCTCGCATCGCTCACTGCGGTTCTGTCGCCCTCCAGCCGGCTGATCATGAGCGCCCCCTCCAGAGTCGCGATGATCGTATTCGCAATTCTCCGGGGCTGCACCCCTCCTCGAATCTCCCCGCTCACAAGTCCGTCTTCCACAATGCTCGCAAGCCGCGCCTTCCACTCCTTCATCGCAGCACATACCAAGTCCCGCAGCACCGGATTCCCATCATCTGCATCGATCGCTGTATTCATTAACGGGCATCCTCCAGGAAAGATTCCCGGAGTCTCCGCAAACCGCTTCACCGAGTACTGCAGCTTTTCCACCGTACCCGAGATCGCATCCTGCCCCTCTCGCCGAGCCTTGGCCACCCGCGTCCACGCATACTGAAACGCCTCTGCCGCAAGCTCTTCCTTGCTGGCAAAGTGCCGATAGACTCCACCCTTCTCCAGCCCCGTAGCATCCAGCACATCCTGCATCGAGCACCCGGCAAAACCCCGCTGATTGAAGATCGGAGCTGCCTCCTCGATGATTCTCTGGCGCGTCAAGTCGCCTTTACTCATATCCTTGCCTCGCTCGCTCTGCCCCGCTCGAAGATCCTACCCGAAGAAAACGCATCGAGCAGCACTTCTCCTGAATCAGATGCTTAAAGAAACCGATCAGTCTCTTTTTGAGACGAACCGGCGATTCGGGAGGAGATTGATCAAATTATGGCTACTTCGACCCTCGTTGAACCGGCTCAGAACGCTCCTCAAGGGCACGCAAAAGCCACTCAGGCCTCCCGGCCCCGGCCAATGATCAACCCGTGGGTGGTGGCTCTCACCGTAACCCTGGCCACCTTCATGGAGCTGCTTGACACCTCCATCGCCAACGTCTCCCTGCCCTACATCGCCGGCGGTCTCGGCCGCTCCTACGACGAAGTCACCTGGATCCTCACCACGTACCTCGTCGCCAACGCCGTCGTGCTGCCCATGTCCGCCTGGCTCTCCCGCGTCTTCGGCCGCAAAACCTACTACATGGCCTGCGTAACCCTCTTTACCATCACATCTTTCTTCTGCGGCATCGCTCCCACCCTCGGCATCATGCTTCTCTCGCGCGTCCTGCAAGGCATCGGCGGCGGCGGCCTCGCCCCGGTCGAACAAGCCATCCTCGTCGACGCCTTCCCTCCGGCCAAACGCGCCTCCGCCTTCGCCCTCTATACCGTGGCGATCGTCACCGCTCCCGCCATCGGCCCCGTCCTCGGCGGCTGGATCACCGACAACTACAACTGGCGCTGGGTCTTCTTCATCAACATCCCCGTCGGCATCCTCTCACTCTTTCTCACCAACCGCTTCGTCCACGATCCCCCCACCTTTGCCGAAGAGCGCAAGACGGTCCGCGTCAACGGCAAGCTTCGCATCGACGGCATCGGCATCGCACTCGTTGGCCTCGGCTCCGCAGCCCTCGAAGTCCTCCTCGACCGCGGCCAGATCGACGACTGGTTCGGCTCGCCTTTCATCATCTGGATGTTTGTCATCGGCGTGGGCTGCCTGACAGCCGCCGTCTTCTGGGAGCTCCACGTCCCCGACCCCATCATCGACTTCCGCCTGCTCAAGATCCGCAACTTCGCGTTCGCAAACTTCTTCTACTTCATCTTCGGCTTCGGCCTCTTCGCCTCCACTACCATGATTCCGCAGCTCCTCCAGTCCCTCTACGGCTACCGCGCCATCGACGCCGGCCTCGTCCTTGGGCCTGGCGCACTCGTCATCACCTTCCTCGCCCCGGTAGGCGCGCAGTTAGTCCAGCGCGGCATCGTCAAGCCCCGCATCCTGCTCTTCGGAGCCGTGATGATCGTCGGCATTTCCTTTCTGCACTATGCCCACTTCAATCTCGACACCGACTACAAGCACTACGCCCTCGCCCGCGCCCTGCAAGGCCTCGGCTACGGCTTCTTCTTCGTGCCGTTGTCGGTCATCGCCTACTCGCAGCTCAGCCCCGCACAGAACAACAAAGCGTCATCGCTCACCAACTTCTTCCGCAACTGGGGCGGCAGCTTCGGTATCGCCTTCATCACCACCATGTCCGAGCGCCGCCAGAACTTCCACCAGGAGCGCGTTGGCTCAACCATCGCAGCCTCCAGCAGCAGCCTGCAGGAAAACATCCACCAGACCGCCGCCTACCTGCAAGCCCACGGCTTCTCCCCAGCCGACGCCGTCACCGCAGCCTACGGCCGCGTCTACGACCAGCTCCACGCCCAAACCCAGCTGCTCGCCTTCATGGACTGCTTCCACATCATCGGCGTCATCACCCTCATCGCCGCCCCCCTCGTCCTGCTCACCAAGAGCTTCAAGGCACCAGCCAAAGCCCCAGAAGGCCATTGAAACTTCGTAGACCAGCCGCAGCCCGCGTACAGGAGAAAGTTCCGATACACGGGCCGCGTCGACTGGACCATCGTCAGCCTGCCTTAACGCCACCGAGATCGCAAAAGAGAGCGGTCTGCCCGGCGCCGTTGCGCGTAAGAGAGCCGAGCAGGCCATCATCCAGATCGAAGGCTCCCTCATCCTTGGCCGCGTCCTCGGCGACACCAAAGCCTTCCATAGAGTGTTCGATGAGTTGCCTTCACTCCTTATCCGCGAGTAACTCGACGCATACACGCGAACCGGCACGTCACCTTTGCAAACAATAAAAAGCCCCGGCCATTGCCGGAGCTTCTTTTTCTAACGAACTCTCAAAAAACTAAACGCTGAAGCTTGATCCGCAGCCGCAGGTGCTCTTCACTGCTGCATTCTCGAACTTGAACCCGGCGGCCTCAAGCGTCTCCACGTAATCCACCGTGCAGTTGCTCAGGTACATCGCCGACGTCGCGTCCACAAACACCTTTAGATCCTCGAACTTATAGACCTTATCCATCATGCCGCTCTGATTCTCGAACGACATGGAATATTGAAAGCCCGAACATCCACCACCGACCACACCAATGCGCAGCCCAGCAGGAACCGGGCTCTGTGTCGCCATGATCTCCCGAACCTTGTTGATCGCGGCAGGCGTCAGGGTTACAGGCGTAGTCGAAGCAGGCGCTCCAACAACGACTTCAGGGGTAACGGTTGCAGTGGACATCGGCAAATCTCCTTGTCTGATTCAGACTTCTTAAGTGTATGCGCCTGCCACCGCTCCGGCAAGCCCTGATTGTATAGATGCATGGCCGCCCCTTCCGATTCAACCCTCCAAAAGATACAAAGCCTCACCGCTTCCTGCTACCATCAGGCCCGTACCACCATGAAACTCCTCCTGCTTATCTCGAACGCCTTCATCAACACCATGGGCATCACCCAGCCTTCGCCGAAGGCCGCGAACCGCGCCGCCTGGTTCATCGTCATCATGCTCGCGGCCGTCATCGCCGTCGTCGCCACCATCGCAGCTCTGGCGATCCATTGGGCCTCTCACCGCTAGATTTTGCCCGTTACAACCTGGTTCCCCCTCCCAAAAAGGCTTTTTATTGCCAAATACAGGGCGTATCATTGCCGCAGACGGCCCATTACCAAAGAAACTACAGTCCGGTAACCTGGACCGCCCAAAAAACGTCGGCCCTGTTACAGGGCGGAGGAACCGCTATGAGCGCTTTACCTGTTCTCCTAATTGTCTGGGCGGTATTCGCAGCCTGTTTCCTCGCGCTACTTGCCTACAAGGGACAGCTCACCCGCTACGAAGAGGACCAACTGTTCCTCAATGAAACCCTCTCCCACGAACAGCAGGTTCAGTCGGAGATCGTCCGCAAAGTCAACCGGATAGCACCCTTTGTCCGCGTATTTGGCGTCGCCGCAGCCGTCATGACCGCCGGCATCGTCGGCATCTTCACCTACGACGCCTGGCAGCATCTTCGGTAGATCCTTCAAGAGGATCTAGATTCGCACAGTTGGTCTGACTTCAGCCTTTGCGATCTGCCGCACCACCAGAACTTAATCGATGAGCCTTCACCGGGAAGCAGCAAATTCGCTCTCCCAGGGGAAGGCTCTCGTCGTTCTGCCGCGAAGCCTAAGCGTTGTACGTCGATGAAGAGGTCTTCCCACCGCGTCCTGTCCAGTTCGTATGGAAGAACTCGCCGCGCGGCTTATCGATGCGCTCATACGTGTGCGCTCCAAAGAAGTCGCGTTGCGCCTGAAGCAGGTTCGCGGGCAGCCGCTCCGTTCGGTAACCATCATAGAAAGCCAGCGCCGTGGAAAACGCCGGCATCGGCACACCAATCTCGATTGCGTGAATGATCGCCTTTCTCCACGACCACTGGAATTTGTTCAGCACATCGGAGAAGAACTGATCCATCAGCAGATTCTGCAGCTTCGGGTCCTTATCGAAGGCCGCCTTGATGTCGCCCAGGAACACGCTCCGAATGATGCAGCCGCCCCTCCACATCAGCGCGATGCCGCCCATATTCAGATTCCACTTCTGCTCTTTCTCCACCGCGCGTAGCAACATGTAGCCTTGCGCGTAGCTAATCATCTTCGAACAATAAAGGGCGCGCCGAACGTCCTCAATAAACTCTTTCTTCTCCGAAATCGTCAGCACCTTCTTCGGCCCCTGCAACACCTTCGAAGCCGCAACACGCTCATCCTTCAGCGCCGACAGGCAACGCGCAAACACGCTCTCGCCGATCAACGTCACCGGCATCCCAAGATCCAGCGCCGAGATCGCCGTCCACTTCCCTGTTCCCTTCTGCCCTGCGGTATCCAGAATCTTGTCGAGCATGGGCGTGCCGTCGTCGTCCTTCTTCGCAAAGATCGTCGCCGAGATCTCAATCAAATAACTATCGAGCTCACCCTTGTTCCACTCCGTAAACACATCATGGAACTGATCCGCAGTCAGCCCCAGACCATCCTTCAACAACTGATACGCCTCGCAGATCAGTTGAATATCGCCATACTCAATCCCGTTGTGCACCATCTTCACGTAGTGCCCTGCACCATCTTCCCCAACCCAGTCGCAGCAGGGAGTTCCATCCTCCACCTTCGCCGCAATCGCCTGAAAGATCTCTTTCACGTGAGGCCACGCAGCGGGATTTCCCCCCGGCATAATCGAAGGGCCAAACCGCGCACCCTCTTCTCCACCCGAAACACCGGTGCCAATAAATAAGATGCCTTTCTTCGCTAGCTCCTTCGTCCGGCGATTCGTATCGGTAAACAATGAGTTCCCACCATCAATCAGGATGTCGCCCTTCTCCAGATAGGGCAGCACATGTTCAATCGTCTGATCGACAACCTCGCCCGCCTTCACCATCAACATCACGCGGCGTGGCAGCTTCAACGACTCGCACAGCTCCTTCGCTGAGTGCGTTCCAACCACCTTCGTTC is drawn from Edaphobacter lichenicola and contains these coding sequences:
- a CDS encoding HdeD family acid-resistance protein — protein: MSTAATPFSALAPKAINWSIALSILLILAGLFAILIPPLSGLAVTLIFAWAMIFSGITHFVFAFKTHTTGGVLWEIIVGAVYLVTGIYLLLHPLDALIALTLILAVYLFFEGVVEVVQSFQLRPRHGATWLLVDGIITLILAIMIWRSWPASTVWVIGTLVGISMIFSGFSRLMLSLAAKRALNSEI
- a CDS encoding DUF2959 domain-containing protein — protein: MISRRWVLRCVAGAAPLLVLAGCTSSYYKAMKTFGKEKRDILVSRVKDSKKDQQQAKEQIKTTMESFQELTGFQGGSLEKNYKKLNSEYEKAADSAQKLHNRIDSIDQVSNDLFKEWQKEIDGMENKKLKAQSAVMLRQSRLNEANYIKSMRQTEARMTPVITAFRDQVTFLKHNLNARAIGSLKGTSAKMSTDVDVLMVSLDGSMAQADALINSLNADQP
- a CDS encoding DUF2306 domain-containing protein — its product is MDAKAPVRGIGMRESSSRDVYPAWLKVCFWICVVIAVAVVLRRVVVLARPTPYGAVGSSPTAALDAVFASHTALTLAHILPAMAFVLLCPFVLLRRLSAVWAERLFFPLGAWVGVTAYAMSSHPVGGWVERSAVLLFNSLFLFSLARAFVAMRRGDALEKMRWMLRAVAILLGIATTRPVMGVFFATSRLTHLEPAQFFGVAFWIGFSINTIAIELWLRSRGDRLPVAG
- a CDS encoding type II secretion system F family protein, which codes for MTEFVIKLADERGRVMEQSHAAATAEELKARFTQAGYYVYSVKAKSVLGGGSKKKVKLETFLIFNQQFLTLIKAGLPILGSLELLARRQKLPHFRAQLEDVAARVKTGESISQAFEAQGGFPIVYTTTLLAGERSGNLEEVLQRFLDFQRVSLTFRKKLKASLIYPALLVVMVIGLFIFLITFVVPRFAQLYDQLGTKLPALTTFLLNLGKEAQEYGIYVAVVVGAVGFFIYRWSKTDAGGSMLDRIRIALPVFGSVWLKYQVGLFSRTLSTLLTGGLPLVPSLETAAKSIDSKQIASAVYRSVETVREGKGLSVSLQSTKVFPELAIEMIEVGESTGALPQMLNSVAEFFEEDVQTNLTAAMSLIEPLILIMMGLVVTTILIALYLPIFSLSAGSGGGQ
- a CDS encoding PP2C family protein-serine/threonine phosphatase is translated as MHTSTRRHLLRAKATAILVLLLFAALSTRAAVAPAQPPLTIEGLGKPVVPLDGPWQFHIGDDPTWASPSLDDSQWESIQTDKPWGAQQHFGYTGYAWYRRHIDFAPGPSDKLDLSLALGYVSDVYEIYWNGTKIGGYGTMPPHHRSYWGNIPQVYRLGKPQPGVLAIRVWNNIPASSDSGTSGGLYAPPYLGTSDAITALLTSRNYLWLKASQYSFAIVLFYGLVAILGLLAWLQDRSRRLLLWMSLFAFAPVVLEIVGGFRIPFPQNIVMAIQQPFFSVLDICLWFLLLYLLKLEDHPRLVRWTRILAWISIISTSLDGLIVLNWGYWDGRFSQIADAVVTATFTAVEIWPLVLIYFGFRKKLGTPTWLVVFFASFSQMLLVIKAAALQGERFTHWTLGTKIDAPLFFVNDNPFNLPAIVDTLLFISIVYAVYRYSVDQNHRQAAIQQEFKSAQELQRVLIPETLPPIPGFAVTSAYRPAAEVGGDFFQLIAKAEGSSLFILGDVSGKGLKAAMAVSLIVGTVRTLAEMSDDPAEILSGLNRRLHNRLQQGFVTCLILSLEPDGRCTFANAGHLPPYLNQNELHLPPELPLGLVASASYDKVTIQLEVGDRLTLYTDGLLEARNPSGEIFSFERLQQLIATKPDAKQASDAAVTFGQEDDITVLTITRLATGVESTTVLEAPTLVPLTA
- a CDS encoding DUF2306 domain-containing protein; this translates as MLTHSPLHQTNIIIHVLFGIAALALGLIAISRPKRRGLHTRVGILFIYAYLVVVTTASLGLIVFNFRSFLAVVTVLSIYDVFAGYRALQLRGRRPQTVDRIASIVGLLTPWLFITIMRRLHQPWAPALTWSILGGLIASSGYDLLRNILPLSWLKRIWVQEHLLKMMSAYIAITSAFAGTVFARYMPWAAIVPSILGTIVGWSFVLIGPRAWRHNTRKALVSQ
- a CDS encoding TetR/AcrR family transcriptional regulator; this translates as MSKGDLTRQRIIEEAAPIFNQRGFAGCSMQDVLDATGLEKGGVYRHFASKEELAAEAFQYAWTRVAKARREGQDAISGTVEKLQYSVKRFAETPGIFPGGCPLMNTAIDADDGNPVLRDLVCAAMKEWKARLASIVEDGLVSGEIRGGVQPRRIANTIIATLEGALMISRLEGDRTAVSDARDSLMTMLDGIAAG
- a CDS encoding DHA2 family efflux MFS transporter permease subunit, whose translation is MATSTLVEPAQNAPQGHAKATQASRPRPMINPWVVALTVTLATFMELLDTSIANVSLPYIAGGLGRSYDEVTWILTTYLVANAVVLPMSAWLSRVFGRKTYYMACVTLFTITSFFCGIAPTLGIMLLSRVLQGIGGGGLAPVEQAILVDAFPPAKRASAFALYTVAIVTAPAIGPVLGGWITDNYNWRWVFFINIPVGILSLFLTNRFVHDPPTFAEERKTVRVNGKLRIDGIGIALVGLGSAALEVLLDRGQIDDWFGSPFIIWMFVIGVGCLTAAVFWELHVPDPIIDFRLLKIRNFAFANFFYFIFGFGLFASTTMIPQLLQSLYGYRAIDAGLVLGPGALVITFLAPVGAQLVQRGIVKPRILLFGAVMIVGISFLHYAHFNLDTDYKHYALARALQGLGYGFFFVPLSVIAYSQLSPAQNNKASSLTNFFRNWGGSFGIAFITTMSERRQNFHQERVGSTIAASSSSLQENIHQTAAYLQAHGFSPADAVTAAYGRVYDQLHAQTQLLAFMDCFHIIGVITLIAAPLVLLTKSFKAPAKAPEGH
- a CDS encoding HesB/IscA family protein, which produces MSTATVTPEVVVGAPASTTPVTLTPAAINKVREIMATQSPVPAGLRIGVVGGGCSGFQYSMSFENQSGMMDKVYKFEDLKVFVDATSAMYLSNCTVDYVETLEAAGFKFENAAVKSTCGCGSSFSV